One segment of Streptomyces roseifaciens DNA contains the following:
- a CDS encoding response regulator transcription factor has protein sequence MQNRQSHSPAQPPYPHVPPSLPQQQPSPPAAPAAPQDPRNLFAAATAPQQAPLRVVVADDNPVVRAGLTALLSGRQDIEVVAEAGNGREAYDAAYRLRPDVVLLDVRMPEVDGISALPYLVQLTTVLMLTYSQEAEIVHEALRLGAGGYLVHGEFTADELVMAIRNIKQGRAHFTATASTALLAHVRGAPNRGNGAPELPDGLGRGASAAEHHHARSTAPPPEPAQYALSRREEEVMDLIAAGMTNAEIAATCFISEKTVKNHINRIFTKLRTENRSQAIALWLGTTRGGGRAHG, from the coding sequence GTGCAGAACCGGCAGTCGCACAGTCCGGCGCAGCCGCCGTATCCCCACGTCCCGCCGTCACTTCCGCAGCAGCAGCCGTCTCCTCCTGCGGCCCCCGCAGCACCGCAGGATCCCCGGAACCTCTTCGCGGCTGCCACGGCTCCTCAGCAGGCTCCGCTCCGCGTCGTGGTTGCGGACGACAACCCGGTCGTACGGGCCGGGCTCACCGCCCTCCTGTCCGGCCGCCAGGACATCGAGGTCGTGGCGGAGGCGGGGAACGGCCGCGAAGCGTATGACGCCGCCTACCGGCTCCGCCCGGACGTCGTCCTGCTGGACGTCCGGATGCCCGAGGTGGACGGCATCTCGGCGCTCCCGTACCTCGTGCAGCTGACGACCGTGCTGATGCTGACGTACAGCCAGGAAGCCGAGATCGTGCACGAGGCGCTGCGTCTGGGGGCAGGCGGCTACCTCGTCCACGGGGAGTTCACCGCCGACGAACTCGTCATGGCCATACGCAACATCAAGCAGGGCAGGGCGCACTTCACTGCCACGGCTTCCACGGCCCTGCTCGCCCACGTGCGGGGAGCGCCCAACCGGGGCAACGGTGCACCCGAGCTGCCGGACGGGCTTGGGAGGGGCGCTTCCGCCGCAGAACACCACCACGCCCGCTCCACTGCGCCGCCGCCCGAACCCGCCCAGTACGCGCTGAGCCGGCGGGAGGAGGAGGTCATGGACCTCATCGCCGCGGGAATGACCAACGCCGAGATCGCGGCGACGTGCTTCATCAGCGAGAAGACGGTCAAGAACCACATCAACCGCATCTTCACCAAGTTGCGGACCGAGAACCGGAGTCAGGCCATCGCCCTCTGGCTCGGGACGACACGCGGGGGAGGAAGAGCGCATGGCTGA
- a CDS encoding DUF3592 domain-containing protein, whose translation MTTLIVLLLFVAGTAWVLYKCVREFLTALRSVFFGQRAEGRCVRSYGTEGSDGFTRMHHVYGFTTADGRAVEFEEPTMLMREGKKVTVRYRAKDPERTATVMGLRTISPLLGGLFGILVSGSFFLVSLVVLWIYVTEEWLKH comes from the coding sequence ATGACAACCCTGATTGTCCTTCTGCTCTTCGTGGCGGGAACCGCGTGGGTCCTCTACAAGTGCGTGCGTGAATTCCTCACGGCGCTGAGGTCCGTCTTCTTCGGACAGCGGGCGGAAGGCCGCTGCGTGCGCAGCTACGGGACGGAGGGGTCCGACGGCTTCACGCGCATGCACCACGTCTACGGCTTCACCACGGCCGACGGCCGGGCGGTGGAGTTCGAGGAGCCCACCATGCTCATGAGAGAAGGCAAAAAGGTCACCGTCCGCTACCGGGCCAAGGACCCGGAGCGGACGGCAACCGTCATGGGACTGCGCACCATTTCCCCATTGCTCGGGGGCCTTTTCGGGATATTGGTGAGCGGTTCCTTCTTTCTGGTCAGCCTGGTGGTTCTCTGGATATACGTGACGGAGGAGTGGCTCAAGCACTAG
- a CDS encoding pilus assembly protein TadG-related protein, producing the protein MAARPHREAGQALPIYITVVAGLLFLAFAYVAVGHAAVSRNGAQSAADAAALAAARDAREQLRAGLLASLSDPATWQRALNGRNVFTERACAAARRFAESNEAEMGNGPDGCRPLNDGRTGFTVSLQSKKSIGGSVVPGTEKRHMKATATAVIVPRVCALRPVEDPGATGAPEAGRTPKPRTSKDPGPSGTPAPGTSKEPEPKPLRLHCSDGRTWDIDPKNPGEPGNLPGVTDLFSVRLAD; encoded by the coding sequence TTGGCTGCGCGGCCGCATCGCGAGGCAGGGCAGGCTCTCCCCATCTACATCACGGTGGTGGCGGGCTTGCTCTTCCTCGCGTTCGCCTATGTCGCGGTCGGTCATGCCGCCGTGTCCCGCAACGGCGCACAGTCTGCGGCGGACGCTGCGGCACTGGCGGCCGCACGGGATGCCCGGGAGCAACTCCGCGCAGGCCTGCTCGCTTCCCTCAGCGATCCAGCAACCTGGCAACGCGCACTCAACGGCAGAAACGTCTTCACCGAGAGGGCTTGCGCGGCGGCGAGGCGCTTCGCAGAAAGCAATGAAGCCGAGATGGGCAACGGTCCAGATGGCTGCCGACCGCTCAACGACGGGCGTACGGGCTTCACCGTCAGTCTGCAGTCCAAGAAGTCCATCGGGGGCTCCGTCGTCCCCGGTACGGAGAAACGGCACATGAAGGCGACCGCCACCGCGGTCATCGTGCCGCGGGTGTGCGCGCTGCGACCAGTGGAGGATCCCGGAGCCACCGGCGCACCCGAGGCCGGCCGGACGCCGAAGCCGCGAACAAGCAAAGACCCGGGGCCGAGCGGGACGCCGGCTCCGGGAACGAGCAAGGAGCCGGAGCCGAAGCCACTGCGACTCCACTGCTCCGATGGCCGCACCTGGGACATCGACCCCAAGAACCCCGGCGAGCCGGGGAACCTCCCTGGAGTTACAGACCTGTTCTCCGTCAGACTTGCCGACTGA
- a CDS encoding Flp family type IVb pilin, translating into MNDMLLKAAVDTKVHVVEWRDTVIDRMFRRERSKGQTAVEYIGMIVVVVAILAAIVGFTDIGTSIKKKIMSAIDGTDKIGKEPKKPEETNK; encoded by the coding sequence ATGAACGACATGCTGCTGAAGGCGGCCGTCGACACCAAAGTGCACGTGGTGGAGTGGCGGGACACCGTCATCGACCGGATGTTCCGTCGCGAGCGGTCCAAGGGGCAGACCGCGGTGGAGTACATCGGCATGATCGTCGTCGTGGTGGCGATCCTGGCTGCCATCGTCGGCTTCACGGACATCGGCACCAGCATCAAGAAGAAGATCATGAGCGCAATCGACGGGACCGACAAGATCGGCAAGGAGCCCAAGAAGCCGGAGGAAACCAACAAGTAG
- a CDS encoding OmpA family protein produces MKRLHSRGSVWVVSVTLAVGLTAAAAPVALADEVTYAPSAFAGKIDPKDPGLKLEPGRTLGPPKVLDIKSIVGDESGQEQRQDTNSDVKFQLQAEVLFGKDSADLNPEANDRIRAIADEIKKQNARQVQVFGFTDNLGTHEHGMELSKQRADAVQKELSKSLGSEVRYEIRGYAEDAPVASNDTEEGRKQNRRVEVSFPRAN; encoded by the coding sequence ATGAAGAGGCTCCACAGCCGGGGCTCGGTCTGGGTCGTCTCCGTCACCCTCGCGGTCGGCCTGACGGCCGCCGCCGCGCCTGTTGCCCTGGCAGACGAAGTGACCTACGCCCCCTCCGCCTTCGCCGGAAAGATCGACCCCAAGGACCCCGGCCTCAAGCTGGAGCCGGGCAGGACCCTCGGGCCGCCCAAGGTGCTGGACATCAAGAGCATCGTGGGTGACGAGAGCGGCCAGGAACAGCGGCAGGACACCAACTCCGACGTGAAGTTCCAGCTGCAGGCCGAGGTCCTCTTCGGCAAGGACAGCGCCGACCTCAACCCCGAGGCGAACGACCGCATCAGGGCCATCGCGGACGAGATCAAGAAGCAGAACGCCCGCCAGGTCCAGGTGTTCGGCTTCACCGACAACCTCGGTACGCACGAGCACGGCATGGAGCTCTCCAAGCAGCGTGCGGACGCGGTGCAGAAGGAGCTCTCCAAGTCGCTCGGCTCCGAGGTGCGCTACGAGATCCGCGGCTACGCCGAGGACGCTCCGGTCGCGTCGAACGACACGGAAGAGGGCCGCAAGCAGAACCGACGCGTGGAGGTCTCCTTCCCGCGCGCCAACTGA